The following proteins come from a genomic window of Ornithinimicrobium cryptoxanthini:
- the der gene encoding ribosome biogenesis GTPase Der: MSDSNGEGGAVLDPSVENALRAGLDDFELSEEDLALVEGRRAEAAEQAEAATRPVVAVVGRPNVGKSTLVNRILGRREAVVEDVPGVTRDRVAYDAEWSGRRFTVVDTGGWEVDATGIHLRVAEQAEVAVALSDVVLFVVDARVGATDTDESVVRLLRRSGKPVVLVANKVDDQKAELEAAALWSLGLGQPWPVSALHGRGSGDVLDAVLAELPDSTTVAGAYPRGGPRRVALLGRPNVGKSSLLNKLAGEERAVVDDVAGTTRDPVDELIELGGQPWRFVDTAGIRRRVHQTRGADFYASLRTQTALEKAEVAVVLVDASEAIAEQDIRVIQQVIDSGRALVIGYNKWDQVDEERQHFLEREIERELVQVTWAPRVNLSALTGRHTNRLVPALTTALESWDRRITTARLNAFLGEIVAAHPHPVRGGKQPRILFATQADTRPPRFVVFASGFIEHGYRRFLERRLREEFGFEGSPIEISVRVRERRRR; encoded by the coding sequence GTGTCGGACAGCAACGGCGAGGGGGGTGCGGTCCTCGACCCCTCGGTGGAGAACGCCCTGCGGGCCGGCCTGGACGATTTTGAGCTCAGCGAGGAGGACCTCGCGCTCGTCGAGGGACGCCGAGCCGAGGCGGCGGAGCAGGCCGAGGCCGCGACCCGCCCCGTGGTGGCCGTCGTCGGACGGCCCAACGTCGGCAAGTCGACCCTGGTCAATCGCATCCTGGGCCGTCGCGAGGCGGTCGTGGAGGACGTCCCTGGTGTGACCCGGGACCGGGTGGCGTATGACGCGGAGTGGTCCGGACGCCGGTTCACCGTCGTCGACACCGGCGGCTGGGAGGTCGATGCGACCGGCATCCACCTGCGCGTGGCCGAGCAGGCTGAGGTCGCGGTCGCGCTGTCGGACGTCGTCCTGTTCGTCGTCGACGCACGGGTCGGGGCGACCGACACGGACGAGAGCGTGGTCCGACTGCTGCGCCGCTCGGGCAAGCCGGTCGTGCTCGTGGCCAACAAGGTCGACGACCAGAAGGCCGAGCTTGAGGCCGCCGCGCTGTGGTCCCTGGGCCTAGGGCAGCCGTGGCCGGTCTCGGCCCTGCACGGTCGGGGCAGCGGTGACGTGCTCGACGCAGTCCTGGCCGAGCTGCCGGACAGCACGACGGTCGCCGGCGCCTATCCGCGTGGCGGCCCGCGCCGGGTGGCCCTGCTGGGGCGACCCAACGTCGGCAAGTCCTCCCTGCTCAACAAGCTGGCCGGTGAGGAACGCGCCGTGGTCGACGACGTGGCCGGCACCACCCGCGACCCGGTGGACGAGCTCATCGAGCTGGGTGGTCAGCCGTGGCGCTTCGTGGACACGGCCGGGATCCGGCGCCGGGTGCACCAGACCCGGGGCGCTGACTTCTATGCGTCCCTGCGCACCCAGACTGCGCTGGAGAAGGCTGAGGTGGCGGTCGTGCTGGTGGACGCCTCGGAGGCCATCGCCGAGCAGGACATCCGGGTGATCCAGCAGGTGATCGACTCTGGGCGGGCTCTGGTGATCGGCTACAACAAGTGGGACCAGGTCGACGAGGAGCGCCAGCACTTCCTGGAGCGTGAGATCGAGCGAGAGCTGGTCCAGGTCACCTGGGCACCGCGGGTGAACCTGTCCGCCCTGACCGGCCGGCATACCAACAGGCTGGTCCCGGCGCTGACGACGGCACTGGAGTCGTGGGACCGCCGCATCACGACCGCCAGGCTCAACGCCTTCCTGGGTGAGATCGTCGCGGCCCACCCGCATCCCGTGCGTGGAGGCAAGCAGCCACGGATCCTGTTTGCCACCCAGGCAGACACCCGGCCACCGCGCTTCGTGGTCTTCGCCAGCGGCTTTATCGAGCACGGCTACCGGCGCTTCCTCGAGCGCCGCCTGCGCGAGGAGTTCGGCTTTGAGGGCAGTCCCATCGAGATCTCCGTGCGAGTCCGGGAGCGGCGTCGGCGTTAG
- a CDS encoding VOC family protein translates to MLPVTTCLWFNTEGEEAATFYVSLVPNSRITKVTHYTVETPSPNPVGSVLTVDFELNGQRFQALNGGPEFPFTEAASLVLACDDQEEADRLWETLGTGGEFGPCGWLKDRFGLSWQIYPSELDELFEDPDPQRAAAAMRTMLSQSRIDVSEIKSAMEAAVRT, encoded by the coding sequence ATGCTACCGGTCACCACCTGTCTGTGGTTCAACACCGAGGGCGAGGAGGCAGCCACCTTCTATGTCTCCCTGGTGCCGAACTCGCGCATCACCAAAGTCACGCACTACACGGTCGAGACGCCGTCGCCCAACCCGGTCGGCAGTGTGTTGACCGTGGACTTCGAGCTCAACGGCCAGCGTTTCCAGGCCCTCAACGGAGGACCGGAGTTCCCCTTCACCGAGGCGGCGTCCCTGGTCCTGGCCTGCGACGACCAGGAGGAGGCCGACCGGCTCTGGGAGACGCTGGGGACGGGTGGCGAGTTCGGTCCCTGTGGCTGGCTCAAGGATCGGTTCGGCCTGTCCTGGCAGATCTATCCGAGCGAGCTGGACGAGCTGTTCGAGGACCCCGACCCTCAGCGTGCGGCCGCTGCGATGCGCACCATGCTGTCGCAGTCCCGCATCGATGTCTCCGAGATCAAGAGCGCGATGGAGGCGGCAGTCCGCACCTGA
- a CDS encoding CDP-alcohol phosphatidyltransferase family protein: MSKRQGHGGGQNALNVPNVLSMLRVAGVPIFLWAILTEQDVLALLVLMGSGITDYLDGKIARHYGLVTTLGQYLDPIADRLYIASTLFGLAWRDIIPWWLVALLVARDAFILGMYPAVRSYGLPVPPVHFIGKAATFNLIYAFPLLLLGSFDSWLGTVALPVGWAFAWWGTGLYWLGGLLYAWQVSDMLGQRRRQWQAVDA, from the coding sequence GTGAGCAAGAGGCAGGGGCACGGGGGTGGTCAGAACGCGCTCAACGTGCCCAATGTGCTGTCCATGCTGCGCGTGGCTGGAGTCCCCATCTTCCTGTGGGCCATCCTGACCGAGCAGGACGTGCTGGCGCTCCTGGTGCTCATGGGATCGGGGATTACCGACTACCTCGACGGCAAGATCGCCCGTCACTATGGCCTGGTCACGACGCTGGGCCAATATCTCGACCCGATCGCCGACCGGCTCTACATCGCCTCGACCCTCTTCGGCCTGGCCTGGCGCGACATCATCCCGTGGTGGTTGGTCGCACTGCTGGTCGCTCGCGACGCCTTCATCCTCGGGATGTATCCCGCGGTGCGCTCCTACGGCCTTCCGGTGCCCCCGGTGCACTTCATCGGCAAGGCCGCCACCTTCAACCTCATCTATGCCTTTCCCCTGCTGCTGCTGGGCAGCTTCGACTCCTGGCTCGGCACGGTCGCCCTGCCGGTTGGTTGGGCCTTCGCCTGGTGGGGCACGGGGCTCTACTGGCTGGGCGGGCTGCTCTATGCGTGGCAGGTCAGCGATATGCTCGGCCAACGACGGAGACAGTGGCAGGCGGTGGATGCGTGA
- a CDS encoding DUF881 domain-containing protein → MRFLRNRVVDPDRDPAESMALLREVMDPPLDPGYSSWAETRELSGLPRSTGGKSWLLLVTAVALGFLLTVSAQTLRTPALDDGTAESELRERVEAADLLGDERAAEIDVLRTEVAALQASQLAAQPDPAAARAASINAGAAALVGPGVVVTLNDPPLSADAQEGERVLSRDVQLIVNGLWANSAEAISINDLRLTSTSTIRFAGKAIVVDNKGLARPYVISAIGPQAQLMAELTSGDTGTYLSDLRSEFRIVVDVAADDDITVPAAARLSTRVARVPDDSMTTEDSS, encoded by the coding sequence GTGAGGTTCCTACGCAACCGAGTCGTCGACCCCGATCGGGACCCCGCGGAGTCGATGGCTCTCCTCCGCGAGGTGATGGACCCACCGCTCGACCCGGGATACAGCTCCTGGGCTGAGACGCGCGAGCTCAGTGGGCTGCCGCGGAGCACCGGGGGCAAGAGCTGGCTCCTGCTCGTGACGGCAGTGGCGCTGGGCTTCCTGCTCACGGTGTCGGCGCAGACGTTGCGCACCCCCGCCCTCGACGACGGCACGGCGGAGAGCGAACTGCGGGAGCGAGTCGAGGCCGCCGACCTGCTGGGTGACGAGCGGGCTGCTGAGATCGATGTGCTGCGGACCGAGGTGGCGGCGCTGCAGGCCTCGCAGCTGGCCGCGCAACCTGACCCCGCTGCTGCGCGCGCGGCGTCGATCAACGCGGGGGCCGCGGCACTGGTCGGACCCGGAGTTGTGGTCACGCTCAACGACCCGCCGCTCTCGGCGGATGCGCAGGAGGGCGAGCGGGTGCTCTCCCGAGACGTGCAGCTCATCGTCAACGGACTCTGGGCCAACAGCGCCGAGGCGATCTCGATCAACGACCTCCGGCTGACCTCGACCTCGACGATCCGGTTTGCGGGCAAGGCCATCGTCGTCGACAACAAGGGGTTGGCGCGCCCCTACGTGATCAGCGCCATCGGCCCGCAGGCACAGCTGATGGCCGAGCTGACCTCGGGTGACACGGGCACCTATCTCAGCGACCTCAGGTCCGAGTTCAGGATCGTGGTCGACGTTGCTGCAGACGATGACATCACCGTGCCGGCAGCGGCCCGGCTCAGCACGCGGGTCGCGCGTGTGCCGGACGACAGCATGACAACGGAGGACAGTTCGTGA
- a CDS encoding small basic family protein: MIPLIGLLAGVFIGLFLSPTVPLWLEPYLPIAVIAALDAVFGGVRAALDGAFNDKVFVVSVLSNVLVAAVIVLLGNQLGVGAQLSTGVVVVLGLRIFSNVAAIRRHLMGA, from the coding sequence GTGATCCCTCTCATCGGCCTGCTGGCGGGCGTCTTTATCGGGCTGTTCCTGTCGCCGACCGTGCCCCTGTGGCTCGAGCCCTATCTGCCGATCGCCGTGATCGCTGCCCTTGACGCGGTGTTCGGCGGTGTTCGTGCTGCCCTGGACGGTGCCTTCAACGACAAGGTCTTCGTCGTGTCGGTGCTGTCCAACGTGCTCGTCGCCGCTGTGATCGTCCTGCTCGGCAACCAGCTGGGGGTCGGAGCACAGCTCTCGACGGGTGTCGTGGTCGTCCTGGGGCTGCGGATCTTCTCGAACGTCGCCGCCATCCGGCGCCACCTCATGGGGGCCTAG
- a CDS encoding DUF881 domain-containing protein — MAQPRKKRRAVRRQGPPPVRSAPDVAIDLGQPPVAEVVSDSTADEPAVESPGMDQRNDATPSDAIPSDATPSDATPSDATPSDAAPDGDEPGDVPPAGDAAYEIPTETAAAAPVDAGPVDDDPATPAAEGGNMPVSTRHAWRRLERLLKPRISTGNVLAALMTLAVGFALVAQVQNAQGGGLQDLSETELVALLDDVSERADSLEEEIRLLEADRRTLEQGSGVEAAEAAQARLTSNQILAGSVPVIGPGITMSVSAPEGGFTPTMMIDVMQELRNAGAEAIQFGTVRVVANTWIGTEDGQLTVDGQIVEAPFRILAIGDSHTLSGAMAIPGGFTDSVRGIGGDVQIVEGESLLIDSLKITGEPRYARPVPSE, encoded by the coding sequence GTGGCACAGCCCCGCAAGAAGCGCCGGGCGGTGCGCCGGCAGGGACCGCCGCCCGTCCGCTCAGCTCCGGACGTCGCGATCGACCTCGGCCAGCCACCTGTTGCTGAGGTGGTCAGCGACTCGACCGCCGACGAACCGGCGGTCGAGTCACCAGGCATGGACCAGCGAAACGATGCCACCCCAAGCGATGCCATACCGAGCGATGCCACACCGAGCGATGCCACCCCAAGCGATGCCACACCGAGCGATGCTGCCCCGGACGGTGACGAGCCGGGCGATGTCCCGCCAGCAGGAGATGCGGCATACGAGATCCCGACCGAGACCGCTGCTGCCGCTCCGGTCGATGCCGGCCCGGTCGACGACGATCCCGCCACGCCAGCGGCAGAAGGCGGCAACATGCCGGTCTCCACGCGCCACGCGTGGCGCCGCCTCGAACGTCTGCTCAAGCCTCGCATCAGCACCGGCAACGTGCTCGCTGCGCTGATGACGCTCGCAGTCGGGTTTGCCCTGGTCGCTCAGGTGCAGAACGCGCAGGGCGGCGGGTTGCAGGACCTCTCCGAGACCGAGCTGGTGGCGCTGCTCGACGACGTGAGCGAGCGGGCCGACTCGCTCGAGGAGGAGATCCGGCTCCTGGAAGCCGACCGGCGCACCCTGGAGCAGGGGTCGGGTGTCGAGGCAGCGGAGGCCGCCCAGGCACGCCTGACCAGCAACCAGATCCTTGCCGGGTCGGTGCCGGTCATCGGACCAGGCATCACGATGAGTGTGTCGGCACCAGAGGGCGGGTTCACTCCGACGATGATGATCGACGTCATGCAGGAGCTGCGCAACGCCGGAGCAGAGGCCATCCAGTTCGGCACCGTGCGGGTCGTCGCGAACACCTGGATCGGGACCGAGGACGGGCAGCTGACGGTGGACGGGCAGATCGTGGAGGCACCTTTCCGCATCCTCGCGATCGGCGACTCGCACACCCTCTCCGGCGCGATGGCGATCCCCGGCGGCTTCACCGACAGCGTGCGCGGCATCGGTGGTGACGTGCAGATCGTGGAGGGTGAGTCGCTGCTCATCGACTCCTTGAAGATCACGGGCGAGCCTCGCTACGCTCGCCCCGTCCCGTCAGAGTAG
- the gcvH gene encoding glycine cleavage system protein GcvH, translated as MSELEYPEDLRYTSDHEWIRDQGEGVVRVGITSYAQDALGDVVYASLPAVGDELAVGDACGEVESTKSVSDIYAPLAGEVVAVNEALDATPELLNSDPYGEGWMMEIKLANEADLDGLLDAGAYREQVN; from the coding sequence ATGAGCGAACTTGAGTACCCCGAGGACCTTCGCTACACCAGCGACCACGAGTGGATCCGGGACCAGGGAGAGGGCGTGGTCCGGGTCGGCATCACGTCCTACGCCCAGGACGCGCTGGGCGACGTGGTCTATGCCAGCCTTCCGGCCGTCGGCGATGAGCTGGCCGTGGGTGACGCCTGCGGCGAGGTGGAGTCGACCAAGTCCGTCAGTGACATCTACGCACCGCTCGCCGGTGAGGTCGTCGCCGTCAACGAGGCGCTCGACGCCACCCCCGAACTGCTCAACTCCGACCCCTACGGTGAGGGCTGGATGATGGAGATCAAGCTGGCCAACGAGGCGGACCTCGACGGGCTCCTGGATGCGGGCGCCTACCGGGAGCAGGTCAACTAG
- a CDS encoding FHA domain-containing protein: MSDREREHYGSGVDPTANLPPGADLPAQGYSFDEDLPRLSDADQRTVDALLPGTALLIVLRGPNTGARFLLDAEEVSSGRHPSSDIFLDDVTVSRRHAVFARSGSGYEVRDIGSLNGTYVNRERIDQQTLEPGDEVQIGKFRLVFYLGRQ, from the coding sequence GTGAGCGACAGGGAGCGTGAGCACTACGGGTCCGGTGTGGACCCGACAGCCAACCTGCCCCCGGGGGCCGACCTGCCGGCGCAGGGCTACTCCTTCGACGAGGACCTGCCGCGGCTGTCCGACGCCGACCAGCGCACGGTCGATGCGCTCTTGCCGGGCACGGCCCTGCTGATCGTCCTGCGCGGACCCAACACCGGCGCGCGCTTCCTGCTCGACGCCGAGGAGGTCAGTTCTGGACGGCATCCGAGCAGTGACATCTTCCTGGACGATGTCACCGTCTCGCGTCGGCACGCGGTCTTCGCGCGATCGGGCTCCGGCTATGAGGTGCGCGACATCGGGTCGCTGAACGGGACCTACGTCAACCGTGAGCGGATCGACCAGCAGACGCTGGAGCCGGGGGACGAGGTCCAGATCGGGAAGTTCCGGCTGGTCTTCTATCTTGGGCGGCAGTGA
- a CDS encoding MerR family transcriptional regulator, whose amino-acid sequence MSLLTIGQVLRELQQEFPDLTVSKIRFLETEGLVLPQRRESGQRAFAPDDVVRLRFVLRAQRDKFWPLKVIKAALDRMDLGVDLQTPERSTNEYAEAPGTEDQAGTGDGPAGSAATDTSASAAPRLPTAAQLRRRRAIRLTPLELREHTGLDLAAYTQLKAFGLIRLDSSGRHPADDLDVARECTALAAYGLEPRHLRLFRVAADREVSLAQQILEPVRRRRARGVPEADPEALETEIIAHTLALHVALVRAGLGQTQ is encoded by the coding sequence GTGAGTCTGCTCACGATCGGACAGGTGCTGCGCGAGCTGCAGCAGGAGTTCCCAGATCTCACCGTCTCCAAGATCCGATTCCTCGAGACTGAGGGGCTGGTGCTGCCGCAGCGCCGAGAGTCGGGTCAGCGTGCCTTCGCCCCTGACGATGTGGTGCGCCTCCGCTTCGTGCTGCGGGCCCAGCGAGACAAGTTCTGGCCGCTGAAGGTCATCAAGGCAGCCCTGGACCGGATGGACCTGGGGGTGGACCTCCAGACTCCGGAGCGATCGACCAACGAGTATGCCGAGGCACCGGGCACCGAGGACCAGGCCGGGACCGGCGACGGCCCGGCCGGCAGCGCGGCCACCGACACCTCTGCCAGTGCCGCGCCCCGGCTGCCGACGGCCGCCCAGCTGCGGCGCCGACGAGCGATCCGGCTGACCCCGCTCGAGCTGCGCGAGCACACCGGGCTGGACCTGGCGGCCTACACCCAGCTCAAGGCCTTCGGACTGATCCGGCTCGACTCCTCGGGCCGCCACCCGGCCGACGACCTGGACGTCGCCCGGGAGTGCACCGCCTTGGCGGCCTACGGGCTGGAACCACGCCACCTGCGCCTCTTTCGGGTCGCCGCCGACCGGGAGGTGAGCCTGGCCCAGCAGATCCTCGAGCCGGTCCGCCGTCGGCGAGCCCGAGGGGTGCCCGAGGCTGACCCGGAGGCGCTCGAGACGGAGATCATCGCCCACACCCTCGCCCTCCACGTGGCCCTCGTGCGGGCAGGTCTGGGTCAGACGCAGTAG
- a CDS encoding bifunctional nuclease family protein, translated as MKELDVLGVRVEMPTNNPIVLLRERDGQRYLPIWIAAPEATAIAYAQQGVQAPRPLTHDLMVTVLEDLGHRLDEVRITRLEDNIFYAVLVIDGTIEISARPSDAIALALRAATPILAAEDVLDAAGVAMAVDDEDEVERFREFLDQVSAEDFDEGQDDPPRGGD; from the coding sequence GTGAAGGAGTTGGACGTCCTGGGTGTGCGCGTCGAGATGCCGACCAACAACCCCATCGTGCTGTTGCGGGAACGAGATGGCCAGCGTTACCTGCCGATCTGGATCGCCGCGCCCGAGGCCACTGCGATCGCCTACGCCCAGCAGGGCGTGCAGGCACCGCGACCGCTGACCCACGACCTGATGGTCACCGTCCTGGAGGATCTGGGTCACCGGTTGGACGAGGTGCGGATCACCAGGCTCGAGGACAACATCTTCTATGCGGTCCTGGTCATTGACGGCACGATCGAGATCTCGGCCCGGCCCTCGGACGCCATCGCCCTCGCGCTGCGAGCCGCGACGCCGATCCTGGCTGCCGAGGACGTTTTGGACGCCGCCGGCGTGGCGATGGCTGTCGATGACGAGGACGAGGTGGAGCGCTTCCGCGAGTTCCTGGACCAGGTGTCGGCAGAGGACTTTGACGAAGGACAGGACGACCCACCGCGTGGCGGTGATTGA
- a CDS encoding MerR family transcriptional regulator, whose amino-acid sequence MPVGTGAEVRGPQDPASPEQGLLFTSDVPALEEGIGYRGPTACSAAGVTYRQLDYWARTGLLEPSVRNPSGSGTQRLYSFRDILVLKLIKRLLDAGVSLQQIRVAINHLRERGVQDLAHITLMSDGASVYECTSDDEVIDLVRGGQGVFGIAVGSVWREVEGTLASMPSEKAEAPGAGDDELSQRRRARKSS is encoded by the coding sequence CTGCCAGTGGGCACAGGAGCCGAAGTGCGCGGCCCGCAGGATCCCGCGTCGCCGGAGCAGGGGTTGCTGTTCACCTCCGACGTGCCAGCGCTCGAGGAGGGCATCGGCTACCGCGGTCCGACCGCGTGCAGCGCGGCCGGGGTGACCTACCGACAGCTGGACTACTGGGCCCGGACCGGGCTGCTGGAGCCGTCCGTGCGCAACCCGAGCGGGTCGGGCACCCAGCGTCTCTACAGCTTCCGCGACATCCTGGTCCTCAAGCTCATCAAGCGGCTGCTGGACGCGGGGGTCTCCCTGCAGCAGATCCGGGTCGCCATCAACCACCTGCGCGAGCGAGGGGTGCAGGACCTGGCGCACATCACCTTGATGAGCGACGGCGCCAGCGTCTATGAGTGCACCTCCGACGACGAGGTCATCGACCTGGTCCGCGGCGGACAGGGCGTCTTCGGCATCGCCGTCGGAAGCGTGTGGCGCGAGGTAGAGGGGACCCTGGCCTCCATGCCCAGCGAGAAGGCTGAGGCACCCGGCGCAGGCGACGATGAGCTCTCGCAGCGCCGGCGCGCCCGCAAGAGCAGCTGA
- the gcvP gene encoding aminomethyl-transferring glycine dehydrogenase — MSTLPEFASRHIGPRDDDVATMLETVGYPSLAALVDAAVPPRIRTGAALDIEPAESEQAVIAELREVASQNTVVTSMIGLGYYGTQTPPVVRRNILENPAWYTAYTPYQPEISQGRLEALLNFQTVVSDLTGLPTAGASLLDEGTAVAEAMTLMRRGTKLGDDAVLLVDEHLLPQSAAVLATRAQSLDIEVVTGDLSDPEALAAGRPVFGAIVQYPGADGEIRDWSALAETVHAGGGLVTAAADLLALTVLRAPAEWGADVAVGTTQRFGVPMAFGGPHAGFMSVRAGLERTMPGRLVGVSRDASGAPAYRLALQTREQHIRREKATSNICTSQVLLAVMASMYAVWHGPDGLRRIAELVHGRARYLRDALVAGGVEVVTTNFFDTLTVRADSAAVVSAALTEGVNLWPLDPEHVLLSTDESITRADLDKVLRAFGVEAPTAPGAEGPAWDPTFSRTSDYLTHPVFNTHRSETQMLRYIKALGDKDFALDRGMIPLGSCTMKLNATTEMESITWPEFASLHPFAPHDQTVGSRQIVSELASWLAEITGYHTVSLQPNAGSQGELAGLLAIRAYHLAQGDEARRICLIPASAHGTNAASAVMAGLKVVVVKTAPGGDIDMDDLRTKIDNHREELAAIMVTYPSTHGVFEETISELCELVHEAGGQVYVDGANLNAIMGLARPGEFGGDVSHLNLHKTFCIPHGGGGPGVGPVAVREHLAPHLPNHPLDSSAGPESGVGAISAAPYGSAGILPISWAYVRLMGGAGLTRSAEVAVLNANYVAKRLGEHYPVLYAGKNGLVAHECILDLRGLTKETGVTVDDVAKRLIDYGFHAPTMSFPVAGTLMVEPTESEDLGELDRFIDAMIAIRREMDDEGAREMLRGAPHTALELAGEWEHSYDRMAAAFPGGAAGKYWPPVKRIDGAFGDRNLVCSCPPPEAFED; from the coding sequence ATGTCAACGCTTCCGGAGTTCGCGAGCCGTCACATCGGCCCCCGCGACGACGACGTCGCCACCATGCTGGAGACCGTCGGCTACCCCAGCCTCGCGGCTCTGGTGGACGCCGCGGTGCCCCCACGGATCCGCACCGGCGCAGCCCTCGACATCGAACCGGCCGAGTCCGAACAGGCGGTCATCGCCGAGCTGCGCGAGGTCGCTAGCCAGAACACCGTCGTCACCTCGATGATCGGTCTGGGCTACTACGGCACCCAGACACCGCCCGTCGTGCGTCGCAACATCCTCGAGAACCCTGCGTGGTACACCGCCTACACGCCCTACCAGCCGGAGATCTCCCAGGGCCGGCTCGAGGCGCTGCTCAACTTCCAGACCGTCGTCTCCGACCTGACCGGCCTGCCCACGGCGGGTGCCTCCTTGCTGGACGAGGGCACCGCGGTGGCCGAGGCGATGACCCTGATGCGTCGCGGCACCAAGCTCGGCGACGACGCGGTCCTGCTCGTCGACGAGCACCTCCTGCCGCAGAGCGCCGCCGTCCTGGCCACCCGTGCGCAGTCCCTCGACATCGAGGTGGTCACCGGCGACCTGTCCGATCCAGAGGCGCTGGCTGCTGGCAGGCCCGTCTTCGGGGCCATCGTGCAGTATCCCGGCGCCGACGGAGAGATCCGCGACTGGTCCGCCCTCGCCGAGACCGTGCACGCCGGCGGCGGGCTGGTCACCGCGGCCGCGGACCTGCTCGCCCTGACGGTGCTGCGGGCACCGGCGGAGTGGGGTGCCGACGTGGCCGTCGGCACCACCCAGCGGTTCGGCGTCCCGATGGCCTTCGGAGGCCCCCACGCGGGCTTCATGAGCGTGCGCGCGGGGCTGGAGCGGACCATGCCCGGCCGCCTCGTCGGGGTGAGCAGGGATGCCAGCGGCGCTCCGGCATACCGGCTGGCCCTGCAGACCCGTGAGCAGCACATCCGGCGCGAGAAGGCGACCTCCAACATCTGCACCTCACAGGTGCTCCTGGCCGTGATGGCCAGCATGTATGCCGTGTGGCACGGTCCCGACGGGTTGCGCCGCATCGCCGAGCTCGTGCACGGCCGCGCACGCTACCTGCGCGACGCGCTGGTCGCCGGAGGAGTGGAGGTGGTGACGACCAACTTCTTCGACACGCTGACGGTCCGAGCCGACTCCGCGGCGGTTGTCTCCGCCGCCCTCACCGAGGGCGTCAACCTCTGGCCGCTCGACCCCGAGCACGTGCTGCTCAGCACCGACGAGTCGATCACCCGGGCTGACCTGGACAAGGTGCTGCGTGCCTTCGGGGTCGAGGCCCCGACCGCTCCCGGAGCTGAGGGTCCCGCCTGGGACCCAACGTTCTCCCGGACCAGTGACTACCTGACCCACCCGGTCTTCAACACCCACCGCAGCGAGACGCAGATGCTGCGTTACATCAAGGCCCTCGGCGACAAGGACTTCGCCCTCGACCGCGGCATGATCCCGCTCGGGTCCTGCACGATGAAGCTGAACGCCACGACCGAGATGGAGTCGATCACCTGGCCGGAGTTTGCCTCGTTGCACCCGTTTGCCCCGCACGACCAGACGGTCGGGTCGCGGCAGATCGTCAGCGAGCTGGCGTCGTGGCTGGCCGAGATCACCGGATACCACACGGTCAGCCTGCAGCCCAACGCCGGCTCCCAGGGCGAGCTCGCAGGCCTGCTGGCCATTCGCGCCTACCACCTGGCCCAGGGCGATGAAGCCCGCAGGATCTGCCTGATCCCGGCGAGCGCCCACGGCACCAACGCCGCCAGCGCGGTCATGGCCGGGCTCAAGGTCGTCGTGGTCAAGACCGCCCCTGGCGGCGACATCGACATGGACGACCTGCGGACCAAGATCGACAATCACCGCGAGGAGCTGGCGGCCATCATGGTCACCTACCCCTCGACCCACGGCGTCTTCGAGGAGACGATCAGCGAGCTGTGCGAGCTGGTGCACGAAGCCGGAGGCCAGGTCTACGTCGATGGCGCAAACCTCAACGCCATCATGGGACTGGCCCGTCCGGGCGAGTTCGGCGGCGACGTCTCGCACCTCAACCTGCACAAGACGTTCTGCATCCCGCACGGCGGCGGCGGCCCCGGTGTCGGTCCGGTTGCGGTGCGTGAGCACCTGGCCCCCCACCTGCCCAACCACCCGCTGGACAGCAGCGCCGGCCCCGAGTCCGGCGTCGGTGCCATCTCGGCGGCACCCTACGGCTCGGCAGGCATCCTGCCCATCTCGTGGGCCTACGTGCGCCTGATGGGCGGCGCGGGCCTGACCCGTTCGGCCGAGGTTGCCGTGCTCAACGCCAACTACGTCGCCAAGCGCCTCGGTGAGCACTACCCGGTGCTCTATGCCGGCAAGAACGGCCTGGTGGCCCACGAGTGCATCCTCGACCTGCGCGGCCTCACCAAGGAGACCGGAGTCACCGTCGACGACGTGGCCAAGCGCCTGATCGACTACGGGTTCCATGCCCCGACGATGAGCTTTCCTGTCGCCGGCACCCTGATGGTGGAGCCGACCGAGAGCGAGGACCTGGGCGAGCTGGACCGTTTCATCGACGCGATGATCGCGATCCGCCGCGAGATGGACGACGAGGGTGCCCGCGAGATGCTGCGCGGTGCCCCCCACACAGCGCTGGAGCTGGCGGGGGAGTGGGAGCACTCGTACGACCGCATGGCCGCGGCCTTCCCTGGGGGTGCAGCCGGGAAGTACTGGCCGCCGGTCAAGCGCATCGACGGCGCCTTCGGAGACCGCAACCTGGTCTGCTCCTGTCCGCCACCCGAGGCGTTCGAGGACTGA